A stretch of Ursus arctos isolate Adak ecotype North America unplaced genomic scaffold, UrsArc2.0 scaffold_4, whole genome shotgun sequence DNA encodes these proteins:
- the LOC130542667 gene encoding carbonyl reductase [NADPH] 1-like isoform X1, with the protein MASASRVALVTGANKGIGFAIVQQLCRQFPGDVVLTARDEARGRAAVQQLQAEGLSPRFHQLDIDDLQSIRVLRDFLRKEYGGLDVLVNNAGIVFKPADPTPLHIQAEVTMKTNFFGTRAVCTELLPLMKAQGRVVNVSSIMSFAALKSCSPELQQKFMNETITEEELVGLMNKFVEDTKKGVQQKEGWPDVNVLPYAVSKMGVTVLSRIHARNLSEQRRGDKILLNACCPGWVRTDMGGPKGIKSPEEGAETPVYLALLPSDVERPHGDILMEKKVRRWGPISQLPSWAHSDPVII; encoded by the exons ATGGCGTCAGCCTCCCGAGTGGCGCTGGTGACCGGGGCCAACAAGGGCATCGGCTTCGCCATCGTGCAGCAGCTGTGCCGGCAGTTCCCGGGGGACGTGGTGCTCACGGCGCGGGACGAGGCGCGGGGCCGGGCAGCTGTGCAGCAGCTCCAGGCCGAGGGCCTGAGTCCCCGCTTCCACCAGCTGGACATCGACGACCTGCAGAGCATCCGGGTCCTGCGCGACTTCCTGCGCAAGGAGTACGGGGGCCTGGACGTGCTGGTCAACAACGCGGGCATCGTATTCAAGC CTGCTGATCCCACACCCCTTCATATTCAAGCAGAAGTGACtatgaaaacaaacttctttggTACCCGAGCTGTGTGCACAGAACTGCTGCCTCTAATGAAAGCCCAAG GCAGAGTGGTGAATGTGTCTAGCATAATGAGTTTCGCAGCCCTTAAATCATGCAGCCCAGAACTGCAGCAGAAATTTATGAATGAGAccatcacagaggaggagctggtggggctCATGAACAAGTttgtggaagacacaaagaaaggagtACAGCAGAAGGAGGGATGGCCTGATGTAAACGTACTCCCATATGCAGTGTCCAAGATGGGTGTCACGGTCCTGTCCAGAATCCATGCCAGGAACCtgagtgagcagaggagaggggacaagatCCTCCTGAATGCCTGCTGCCCTGGGTGGGTGAGAACAGACATGGGTGGACCAAAAGGCATCAAAAGCCCAGAAGAAGGAGCAGAGACCCCTGTCTACTTGGCTCTTTTGCCCTCGGATGTTGAGAGGCCTCATGGAGACATTCTTATGGAGAAGAAAGTTCGACGATGGGGACCCATCTCTCAGTTACCTTCCTGGGCCCACTCTGATCCCGTCATCATCTGA
- the LOC130542667 gene encoding carbonyl reductase [NADPH] 1-like isoform X2 has translation MASASRVALVTGANKGIGFAIVQQLCRQFPGDVVLTARDEARGRAAVQQLQAEGLSPRFHQLDIDDLQSIRVLRDFLRKEYGGLDVLVNNAGIVFKRRVVNVSSIMSFAALKSCSPELQQKFMNETITEEELVGLMNKFVEDTKKGVQQKEGWPDVNVLPYAVSKMGVTVLSRIHARNLSEQRRGDKILLNACCPGWVRTDMGGPKGIKSPEEGAETPVYLALLPSDVERPHGDILMEKKVRRWGPISQLPSWAHSDPVII, from the exons ATGGCGTCAGCCTCCCGAGTGGCGCTGGTGACCGGGGCCAACAAGGGCATCGGCTTCGCCATCGTGCAGCAGCTGTGCCGGCAGTTCCCGGGGGACGTGGTGCTCACGGCGCGGGACGAGGCGCGGGGCCGGGCAGCTGTGCAGCAGCTCCAGGCCGAGGGCCTGAGTCCCCGCTTCCACCAGCTGGACATCGACGACCTGCAGAGCATCCGGGTCCTGCGCGACTTCCTGCGCAAGGAGTACGGGGGCCTGGACGTGCTGGTCAACAACGCGGGCATCGTATTCAAGC GCAGAGTGGTGAATGTGTCTAGCATAATGAGTTTCGCAGCCCTTAAATCATGCAGCCCAGAACTGCAGCAGAAATTTATGAATGAGAccatcacagaggaggagctggtggggctCATGAACAAGTttgtggaagacacaaagaaaggagtACAGCAGAAGGAGGGATGGCCTGATGTAAACGTACTCCCATATGCAGTGTCCAAGATGGGTGTCACGGTCCTGTCCAGAATCCATGCCAGGAACCtgagtgagcagaggagaggggacaagatCCTCCTGAATGCCTGCTGCCCTGGGTGGGTGAGAACAGACATGGGTGGACCAAAAGGCATCAAAAGCCCAGAAGAAGGAGCAGAGACCCCTGTCTACTTGGCTCTTTTGCCCTCGGATGTTGAGAGGCCTCATGGAGACATTCTTATGGAGAAGAAAGTTCGACGATGGGGACCCATCTCTCAGTTACCTTCCTGGGCCCACTCTGATCCCGTCATCATCTGA
- the LOC130542629 gene encoding carbonyl reductase [NADPH] 1-like, translating into MKTNFFGTRAVCTELLPLMKAQEHLLSASLLEYFSGIIRDFVGRVVNVSSMVSLRALKNCSPELQQKFRSKTITEEELVGLMNKFVEDTKKGVHRKEGWPDTAYGVTKIGVTVLSRIHARNLSEQRRGDKILLNACCPGWVRTDMAGPRATKSPEEGAETPVYLALLPSDAEEPHGEFVMEKKVEKW; encoded by the exons atgaaaacaaacttctttggTACCCGAGCTGTGTGCACAGAACTGCTGCCTCTAATGAAAGCCCAAG AACACCTGCTCAGTGCCTCCCTCTTAGAGTATTTCTCAGGCATCATCAGAGACTTTGTGG GCAGAGTGGTGAACGTGTCTAGCATGGTGAGTCTGAGAGCCCTTAAAAACTGCAGCCCAGAACTACAGCAGAAGTTTAGAAGCAAGACCATCACCGAGGAGGAGCTAGTGGGGCTCATGAACAAGTTcgtggaagacacaaagaaaggcgTGCACAGGAAAGAGGGCTGGCCTGACACCGCCTATGGAGTGACAAAAATCGGTGTCACCGTCCTGTCCAGAATCCACGCCAGGAACCtgagtgagcagaggagaggggacaagatCCTACTGAACGCCTGCTGCCCTGGGTGGGTGAGAACAGACATGGCAGGACCTAGAGCCACTaaaagcccagaggaaggagcagagacccCTGTCTACTTGGCCCTTTTGCCCTCAGATGCTGAGGAGCCTCATGGGGAGTTTGTTatggagaagaaagtggaaaaatggTGA
- the LOC125281498 gene encoding carbonyl reductase [NADPH] 1-like, which produces MCLSPTYLYLVFETTGDPEACSSSLWKHLSAEENVLLGLQKCRVVNVSSMVSLRALKNCSPELQQKFRSKTITEEELVGLMNKFVEDTKKGVHRKEGWPDTAYGVTKIGVTVLSRIHARNLSEQRRGDKILLNACCPGWVRTDMAGPRATKSPEEGAETPVYLALLPSDAEEPHGEFVMEKKVEKW; this is translated from the exons ATGTGTCTAAGCCCCACGTACCTTTATCTCGTGTTTGAGACAACCGGGGATCCAGAGGCCTGTTCCAGTTCTCTGTGGAAACACTTGTCTGCAGAAGAGAACGTGTTGCTTGGCCTGCAGAAAT GCAGAGTGGTGAACGTGTCTAGCATGGTGAGTCTGAGAGCCCTTAAAAACTGCAGCCCAGAACTACAGCAGAAGTTTAGAAGCAAGACCATCACCGAGGAGGAGCTAGTGGGGCTCATGAACAAGTTcgtggaagacacaaagaaaggcgTGCACAGGAAAGAGGGCTGGCCTGACACCGCCTATGGAGTGACAAAAATCGGTGTCACCGTCCTGTCCAGAATCCACGCCAGGAACCtgagtgagcagaggagaggggacaagatCCTACTGAACGCCTGCTGCCCTGGGTGGGTGAGAACAGACATGGCAGGACCTAGAGCCACTaaaagcccagaggaaggagcagagacccCTGTCTACTTGGCCCTTTTGCCCTCAGATGCTGAGGAGCCTCATGGGGAGTTTGTTatggagaagaaagtggaaaaatggTGA